The following proteins are co-located in the Anas platyrhynchos isolate ZD024472 breed Pekin duck chromosome 1, IASCAAS_PekinDuck_T2T, whole genome shotgun sequence genome:
- the RPL3 gene encoding large ribosomal subunit protein uL3, with protein sequence MSHRKFSAPRHGSLGFLPRKRSSRHRGKVKSFPKDDPSKPVHLTAFLGYKAGMTHIVREVDRPGSKVNKKEVVEAVTIVETPPMVIVGVVGYVETPRGLRSFKTIFAEHISDECKRRFYKNWHKSKKKAFTKYCKKWQDEEGKKQLEKDFNSMKKYCQVIRVMAHTQMRLLPLRQKKSHLMEIQVNGGTVAEKVDWAREKLEQQVPVSTVFGQDEMIDVIGVTKGKGYKGVTSRWHTKKLPRKTHRGLRKVACIGAWHPARVAFSVARAGQKGYHHRTEINKKIYKIGQGYQIKDGKLIKNNASTDYDLSDKSINPLGGFVHYGEVTNDFIMLKGCVVGTKKRVLTLRKSLLVQTKRRALEKIDLKFIDTTSKFGHGRFQTAEEKKSFMGPLKKDRIAKEEAA encoded by the exons ATG tctcacCGCAAGTTCTCAGCTCCCAGGCATGGGTCTCTGGGCTTCCTGCCCCGCAAGCGCAGTAGCAGGCACAGGGGCAAGGTGAAGAGCTTCCCCAAAGATGACCCCAGCAAGCCTGTCCACCTCACTGCTTTCCTGGGGTACAAAGCTGGGATGACCCACATTGTCCGCGAAGTTGACAGGCCTGGATCCA AGGTGAACAAGAAGGAGGTGGTAGAGGCAGTCACTATAGTAGAGACTCCTCCCATGGTCATCGTAGGTGTCGTGGGCTATGTGGAGACCCCCCGTGGTCTCCGCAGCTTCAAGACCATCTTTGCGGAGCACATCAGCGATGAGTGTAAGCGGCGCTTCTACAAGAACTG GCACAAGTCCAAGAAGAAGGCCTTCACCAAATACTGCAAGAAATGGCAAGATGAGGAGGGCAAAAAGCAGTTGGAGAAAGATTTCAATAGCATGAAGAAATACTGCCAGGTTATTAGAGTCATGGCTCACACTCAG ATGCGCCTGCTTCCCCTGAGACAGAAAAAGTCTCACCTGATGGAGATCCAGGTGAACGGTGGCACTGTTGCTGAGAAAGTGGACTGGGCCCGGGagaagctggagcagcaggtGCCTGTGTCAACTGTCTTTGGCCAGGATGAGATGATAGATGTCATCGGAGTCACCAAGGGCAAGGGGTACAAAG GTGTCACCAGCCGCTGGCACACCAAGAAGCTGCCCCGCAAGACTCACAGGGGGCTGCGCAAGGTGGCCTGTATCGGTGCGTGGCATCCTGCTCGCGTGGCCTTCTCCGTGGCCCGTGCTGGTCAGAAGGGCTATCACCATCGAACTGAAATCAATAAGAAG ATCTACAAGATTGGTCAGGGTTACCAAATCAAGGATGGAAAGCTGATCAAAAACAACGCATCAACTGATTATGACTTGTCTGACAAGAGCATCAACCCTCTG GGAGGCTTCGTCCACTACGGCGAGGTGACCAACGACTTCATCATGCTGAAGGGCTGTGTTGTTGGGACCAAGAAGAGGGTCCTAACCCTGCGCAAG TCCCTGCTTGTGCAGACCAAGCGTCGGGCCCTGGAGAAGATCGACCTGAAGTTCATTGACACAACTTCCAAATTCGGTCACGGCCGCTTCCAGACAGCCGAGGAAAAGAAGTCTTTCATG GGACCACTCAAGAAAGATCGCATTGCAAAAGAGGAGGCAGCTTAA